The Muntiacus reevesi chromosome 10, mMunRee1.1, whole genome shotgun sequence genome has a segment encoding these proteins:
- the VDAC3 gene encoding voltage-dependent anion-selective channel protein 3 isoform X2 has product MCNTPTYCDLGKAAKDVFNKGYGFGMVKIDLRTKSCSGVEFSTSGHAYTDTGKASGNLETKYKICNYGLTFTQKWNTDNTLGTEISWENKLAEGLKLTLDTIFVPNTGKKSGKLKASYKRDCFSLGSNVDIDFSGPTIYGWAVLAFEGWLAGYQMSFDTAKSKLSQNNFALGYKAADFQLHTHVNDGTEFGGSIYQKVNEKIETSINLAWTAGSNNTRFGIAAKYKLDSRTSLSAKVNNASLIGLGYTQTLRPGESETDPVSSNRWKELQCRRAQGRSGI; this is encoded by the exons ATGTGTAACACACCGACTTACTGTGACCTAGGAAAGGCTGCCAAAGATGTCTTCAACAAAGGATATG gATTTGGCATGGTCAAAATAGATCTGAGAACCAAGTCATGTAGTGGAGTG GAATTTTCTACTTCTGGTCATGCTTACACTGATACAGGGAAAGCATCAGGCAACCTAGAGACCAAATACAAGATCTGTAACTATGGGCTGACCTTCACCCAGAAGTGGAACACAGACAATACTCTTGGGACAGAAATCTCCTGGGAGAATAAG ttggcTGAAGGGTTGAAACTGACTCTTGATACCATATTTGTACCGAACACAGG aaAGAAGAGTGGGAAATTGAAGGCCTCATATAAACGGGATTGTTTCAGTCTTGGCAGTAATGTTGATATAGATTTTTCAGGACCAACCATCTATGGCTGGGCTGTGTTGGCCTTTGAAGGTTGGCTTGCTGGCTATCAGATGAGTTTTGACACAGCCAAATCCAAACTGTCACAGAACAATTTCGCCCTGGGTTACAAGGCCGCAGACTTCCAGCTGCACACTCATGT GAATGATGGCACTGAATTTGGAGGGTCAATCTACCAGAAGGTGAATGAGAAGATTGAAACGTCGATCAACCTCGCGTGGACAGCCGGCAGTAACAACACCCGCTTCGGCATCGCTGCCAAGTACAAGCTGGACAGTAGAACTTCTCTGTCT GCTAAAGTAAACAATGCCAGCCTGATTGGACTGGGTTACACTCAGACCCTTCGACCAGGTGA GAGTGAAACTGACCCTGTCAGCTCTAATCGATGGAAAGAACTTCAATGCAGGAGGGCACAAGGTCGGTCTGGGATTTGA
- the VDAC3 gene encoding voltage-dependent anion-selective channel protein 3 isoform X1 codes for MCNTPTYCDLGKAAKDVFNKGYGFGMVKIDLRTKSCSGVEFSTSGHAYTDTGKASGNLETKYKICNYGLTFTQKWNTDNTLGTEISWENKLAEGLKLTLDTIFVPNTGKKSGKLKASYKRDCFSLGSNVDIDFSGPTIYGWAVLAFEGWLAGYQMSFDTAKSKLSQNNFALGYKAADFQLHTHVNDGTEFGGSIYQKVNEKIETSINLAWTAGSNNTRFGIAAKYKLDSRTSLSAKVNNASLIGLGYTQTLRPGVKLTLSALIDGKNFNAGGHKVGLGFELEA; via the exons ATGTGTAACACACCGACTTACTGTGACCTAGGAAAGGCTGCCAAAGATGTCTTCAACAAAGGATATG gATTTGGCATGGTCAAAATAGATCTGAGAACCAAGTCATGTAGTGGAGTG GAATTTTCTACTTCTGGTCATGCTTACACTGATACAGGGAAAGCATCAGGCAACCTAGAGACCAAATACAAGATCTGTAACTATGGGCTGACCTTCACCCAGAAGTGGAACACAGACAATACTCTTGGGACAGAAATCTCCTGGGAGAATAAG ttggcTGAAGGGTTGAAACTGACTCTTGATACCATATTTGTACCGAACACAGG aaAGAAGAGTGGGAAATTGAAGGCCTCATATAAACGGGATTGTTTCAGTCTTGGCAGTAATGTTGATATAGATTTTTCAGGACCAACCATCTATGGCTGGGCTGTGTTGGCCTTTGAAGGTTGGCTTGCTGGCTATCAGATGAGTTTTGACACAGCCAAATCCAAACTGTCACAGAACAATTTCGCCCTGGGTTACAAGGCCGCAGACTTCCAGCTGCACACTCATGT GAATGATGGCACTGAATTTGGAGGGTCAATCTACCAGAAGGTGAATGAGAAGATTGAAACGTCGATCAACCTCGCGTGGACAGCCGGCAGTAACAACACCCGCTTCGGCATCGCTGCCAAGTACAAGCTGGACAGTAGAACTTCTCTGTCT GCTAAAGTAAACAATGCCAGCCTGATTGGACTGGGTTACACTCAGACCCTTCGACCAG GAGTGAAACTGACCCTGTCAGCTCTAATCGATGGAAAGAACTTCAATGCAGGAGGGCACAAGGTCGGTCTGGGATTTGAACTAGAAGCTTAA